One Vanessa cardui chromosome 4, ilVanCard2.1, whole genome shotgun sequence genomic window carries:
- the LOC124544384 gene encoding cytochrome P450 CYP12A2-like — protein MQPFRKSVINLAVVNKQFVRSVAVSSSAVNSNENSLELKSWREIPGPSSLPLIGQIHHFLPGGSLHAVDSDTGVVEKLYQMFGPIVRLEGAFGSPTMIFLFDAEASSQILRNENWMPIRVGFHSLEYFRKKYKKSERDQNESTGLITEQLEPWKKFRSTVNPIMLQPKTIKLYKSSLNEVAEDMIKRMKLIRNEKNMLEGKFDEEMNLWALESIALVALGGRLNCLDCTLPENSPERKLIQTIHDIFKTTDEIDFKPSLWRYISTPTFKKAMHLYETQVELSKFFIAKAIKQLESQDKKLNEEKGILEKLLEIDENTAVIMASDMLFAGVDTAANTMTATFYLLATNPEKQIKLREEIMSEREDRPYLKACIKESMRMYPVVQGNMRQTTKEYDILGYRIPKDMQVSFGHQLLSSMEEHFPRAKEFIPERWITDKTDPLHHSNAHPFSFSPFGFGARSCIGRRIAELEIETFLTKVIENFHVEWFGPPLKVKPSTLNYIMEPFNFVFKDVK, from the exons ATGCAACCGTTTAGGAAATCGGTCATAAATTTGGCCGTGGTAAATAAGCAATTCGTAAG GTCAGTGGCGGTAAGCAGTTCAGCCGTTAATAGTAACGAGAATAGTCTGGAACTAAAGTCATGGCGAGAGATACCAGGCCCCTCTTCTTTACCTCTAATTGGACAAATACATCATTTTCTTCCTGGAG GCTCACTACACGCAGTTGATAGTGATACAGGTGTAGTCGAAAAACTGTACCAGATGTTTGGACCTATTGTTAGACTGGAAGGAGCATTTGGTTCGCCTACTATGATTTTTTTGTTCGACGCTGAAGCCTCATCTCAG ATACTTCGTAACGAGAATTGGATGCCGATTCGAGTCGGCTTTCATAGTTTGGAATATTTCAGGAAGAAGTACAAGAAAAGCGAACGTGATCAGAATGAATCAACAGGTCTAATCACTGA GCAACTTGAACCATGGAAGAAGTTCCGATCAACTGTCAACCCTATTATGCTCCAACCTAAAACAATTAAACTGTATAAAAGCAGCTTAAATGAAGTTGCTGAAGATATGATTAAAAG aATGAAGCTTATacgtaatgaaaaaaatatgttggaaGGGAAATTCGATGAGGAGATGAATTTGTGGGCCTTGGAATCCATTGCTCTAGTAGCACTTGGAGGTCGACTTAACTGCCTTGATTGTACTTTACCAGAAAATTCTCCAGAAAGGAAGTTAATACAGACAATACACgacatatttaaaactacggaTGAAATTGATTTCAAGCCAAGCCTCTGGAGATACATTTCAACGCCAACCTTCAAAAAGGCGATGCACTTGTATGAAACTCAAGTAGA gcttagtaaattttttattgcaaaagCGATAAAACAACTTGAAAGtcaagataaaaaattaaatgaagaaaAAGGCATTTTGGAAAAACTACTGGAAATTGATGAAAACACAGCTGTAATCATGGCCAGTGATATGTTGTTTGCTGGTGTCGACACG GCGGCCAACACCATGACGGCGACCTTTTACTTACTGGCTACAAACCCAGAAAAGCAAATAAAGTTAAGGGAAGAAATCATGTCCGAAAGAGAAGACCGACCATACTTGAAAGCCTGTATAAAAGAGTCGATGAGGATGTACCCGGTGGTTCAAGGAAATATGAGGCAGACAACAAAAGAATACGATATTTTAGGGTACAGAATACCCAAAGAT ATGCAAGTATCGTTTGGTCACCAATTATTATCGTCAATGGAAGAGCATTTCCCGAGAGCAAAGGAATTTATACCAGAAAGGTGGATTACCGATAAAACTGACCCGTTGCATCACAGTAACGCACACCCATTTTCATTCAGCCCATTCGGATTTGGAGCCCGCAGTTGTATTG GTCGTCGGATAGCTGAATTGGAAATAGAAACATTCCTCACTAAGGTCATAGAGAACTTCCACGTGGAATGGTTTGGACCGCCGCTGAAGGTTAAGCCTAGTACTCTGAACTACATTATGGAACCTTTCAACTTTGTGTTTAAGGATGTTAAGTAG